In the Nitrospirales bacterium LBB_01 genome, one interval contains:
- a CDS encoding GAF domain-containing protein → MKKLQNKILAGFLPLVIIPTIIVAVIFLYVLIDDYHDDSKELLSQSIRGVVTELNLLELNLLHSAQTTAMRKDISQMLESNNISALLPLLQEIQTMLGASLIRIVSPEGFVIANENMAIPENGKKFRFYPEILEKVLKGEDVTAILGTRKGIVCKAFVPIKTDGKPVGMLQVGKILDNEFLNQVKDKYRVDGIVYNGDLPQASTFTDSTVLNDDDLKVLLADVKKSNTQIIREMTLGTSRYYVVAKPLGYEKKLSGVLMLALLTDEYIERMRGLVVGSLILLALLVLISIFISRRISLNISKPIGELSKVTQSIAEGSTLVTVNIKSQDEVGVLAYSFNKMIGELKKYQDHLTELVEEKTMELTKTNAELVKEISERIKAEEQKEQTLNLLQNIANSVPGAIYQFRLSQDGSSCFPYASAAFRDIYRIAPEEVKEDASRVFTLLHPDDYDSLFASVRKSAEDLTQWQHESRLVFDDGTVRWAHGNAMPQREADGSILWQGFITDITERKRMEQALSEQLQILKLISEVDIVLSLNKSMNDMLQRCCEIIVIYLKMAFIRIWLLNTDTNNLELQASAGIYTHTDGGHAKIPVGMYKIGKIAEEAKPHLTNSVQTDTRVSNKEWAIKEGMAAFAGYPLIFEGLVLGVIAGFSKNELTESSLNALGSLSYNISIAIKNKQAESELIIAKKQAEDKTREVVKINEELETEISIRKGIEAELHDMNVHLEKRVEDEIAKMRQQEQMLIQQSKLASMGEMIGLIAHQWRQPLNALALNVQDMNEAYIYGEMDEKYVEKSVNSSMQQIGFMSKTIDDFRNFFMPTKKKVQFDVNSAIEELLSMFLQIFNKSDIDFSVKVEHDTVLLTEGYPSEFKQVVLNILNNSKDAIISKIGSDTNKHGKIEINLCNNESKSKIIVSIKDNGGGIPDDVIEKIFDSYFTTKGAEGTGVGLYMSKTIIETNMGGSLTVKNVDGGAEFVISLNTSGGNDRA, encoded by the coding sequence ATGAAGAAACTGCAAAATAAAATACTGGCGGGTTTTCTTCCGCTGGTGATCATTCCAACAATTATTGTTGCTGTAATTTTTTTATACGTTCTGATAGATGACTACCATGATGATTCAAAAGAGTTGCTCTCTCAAAGCATTCGAGGGGTTGTGACGGAGTTAAATCTATTAGAACTTAACCTTCTTCATAGCGCCCAAACAACCGCCATGCGAAAAGATATATCACAAATGTTGGAAAGTAATAACATATCTGCTTTATTACCCTTATTGCAGGAAATTCAAACCATGTTAGGCGCAAGCCTCATCAGGATAGTCAGTCCCGAGGGGTTTGTCATAGCTAATGAAAATATGGCAATACCAGAAAATGGGAAAAAGTTTAGATTTTATCCTGAAATATTAGAAAAAGTATTAAAAGGAGAAGATGTAACCGCTATATTAGGAACACGCAAGGGTATTGTGTGTAAGGCTTTTGTGCCAATCAAGACAGATGGTAAACCTGTAGGCATGTTACAGGTTGGTAAGATATTAGATAACGAATTCCTGAATCAAGTAAAGGATAAATACAGGGTGGATGGCATTGTTTATAACGGAGATCTCCCACAGGCATCTACTTTCACAGATTCCACTGTACTTAATGATGATGACCTCAAAGTATTGCTTGCCGATGTGAAAAAAAGTAACACGCAAATAATTAGGGAAATGACACTTGGCACATCAAGATATTATGTTGTAGCCAAACCTTTAGGGTATGAAAAGAAATTGTCAGGAGTATTAATGCTTGCGTTGTTAACAGATGAATACATTGAAAGAATGAGAGGGTTGGTTGTGGGCTCGCTGATTCTTTTAGCGCTGTTGGTGTTAATTAGCATATTCATTTCCCGCCGCATATCACTAAACATCTCAAAGCCAATTGGGGAGTTATCCAAGGTAACACAATCTATAGCAGAAGGTTCTACTTTGGTTACTGTCAATATAAAATCCCAAGATGAAGTCGGCGTTTTAGCATACTCCTTTAACAAGATGATTGGGGAGTTAAAAAAATATCAAGATCACCTCACTGAACTTGTAGAAGAGAAAACCATGGAATTAACAAAAACAAACGCAGAATTAGTAAAGGAGATATCAGAGCGTATAAAAGCTGAGGAGCAAAAAGAACAAACCCTGAATCTCCTCCAAAATATTGCAAACAGTGTCCCAGGTGCCATATATCAATTCAGACTGAGTCAGGATGGAAGCTCTTGTTTTCCGTACGCAAGTGCCGCCTTTCGGGATATATACCGTATTGCTCCTGAGGAGGTTAAAGAAGATGCCTCCAGAGTATTCACTTTATTACACCCTGACGACTATGACAGCCTCTTTGCATCTGTCCGGAAATCAGCTGAAGATTTGACGCAATGGCAGCATGAATCCCGTCTGGTATTTGACGATGGCACAGTGCGCTGGGCACATGGTAATGCAATGCCTCAACGAGAAGCTGACGGTTCGATACTCTGGCAGGGCTTCATCACAGACATCACAGAGCGTAAGAGAATGGAGCAGGCATTATCAGAACAATTACAGATACTAAAATTAATATCAGAGGTGGATATTGTACTATCATTGAATAAGTCTATGAATGATATGTTGCAAAGGTGTTGTGAAATTATTGTTATATACTTAAAAATGGCGTTTATTCGTATATGGCTTCTAAATACAGATACTAATAACCTTGAGTTGCAAGCAAGTGCAGGGATATATACTCATACAGACGGAGGGCATGCAAAAATACCAGTTGGAATGTATAAAATAGGCAAGATAGCTGAGGAGGCAAAACCGCATCTAACTAATTCTGTGCAAACCGATACACGGGTCAGTAATAAGGAATGGGCTATTAAAGAAGGCATGGCAGCCTTTGCAGGGTATCCTTTGATATTTGAGGGCTTGGTGTTGGGAGTAATCGCAGGATTTTCAAAAAATGAATTAACCGAATCAAGTCTCAATGCGTTAGGGTCTCTTTCATACAATATATCTATTGCAATAAAAAACAAACAAGCAGAAAGTGAGTTGATTATAGCTAAAAAGCAAGCAGAAGATAAAACCAGAGAAGTCGTAAAAATCAATGAGGAATTGGAAACTGAGATATCTATACGAAAAGGGATAGAGGCTGAACTGCATGACATGAATGTCCATCTTGAAAAGAGGGTAGAAGATGAGATAGCTAAAATGAGACAACAGGAGCAGATGCTCATCCAGCAGTCAAAACTTGCAAGCATGGGAGAGATGATAGGGCTTATTGCACACCAATGGAGGCAGCCTCTGAATGCTTTGGCACTAAATGTCCAGGATATGAATGAAGCTTATATCTACGGAGAAATGGATGAGAAATATGTCGAGAAATCAGTTAACTCTTCTATGCAGCAAATAGGATTTATGTCAAAGACGATAGACGATTTCAGAAACTTTTTCATGCCGACAAAAAAGAAGGTACAGTTTGATGTTAACTCAGCTATAGAAGAATTGCTCTCGATGTTTTTGCAGATATTTAACAAGAGCGATATAGATTTTTCAGTTAAAGTTGAGCATGATACAGTGCTGCTAACTGAGGGTTACCCAAGCGAGTTCAAACAGGTGGTACTAAACATACTGAATAATTCAAAAGATGCAATCATTTCAAAAATTGGCTCTGATACTAATAAGCATGGAAAAATAGAAATCAATTTATGTAACAATGAAAGCAAATCCAAAATTATTGTTTCAATAAAAGACAATGGCGGCGGGATTCCTGATGATGTAATAGAGAAAATCTTTGACTCCTATTTTACAACGAAAGGCGCAGAGGGCACAGGCGTTGGTCTTTACATGTCAAAAACGATAATTGAAACGAATATGGGTGGAAGCCTGACGGTTAAAAATGTCGATGGCGGAGCTGAGTTTGTAATTAGTTTAAATACGTCCGGCGGTAATGACAGGGCTTAA
- a CDS encoding tetratricopeptide repeat protein has product MTGLKGNTDVNPKSFFALLTILILTACVYIQVIHFELVSYDDFKYVRDNPHIADGLTLKGVVWALRADYDSNWFPLTWVSHMADISLFGKTHPGGHHFTNLMIHLVNVCLLFLLFKLISNRNVFLAAGAAALLALHPLNVETVAWVSERKNLLCAMFWLLSLICYVKYGQVRKRIFYFASLLFFVLALMSKPMAVTLPFVILLFDFWPLQRFRTIRWRKIAVEKIPFFVLTTLSSIVTYKLQHDTGLTADFNTLPLNMRTLNAVNSYVQYLIKLVSPVNLAVIYPYGAQSLSYPIILKTLVLILITAFALWKAKRYPYLIMGWLYYMGTLVPVIQIVQIGIAPMADRYTYLPMMGIYIMLGFGIKDLVMRFPKTLYFFISAIVVFISILSVMTYFQAASWRNSHTLYKHAIDVSPNDFVAYNNYGLDLMEHGQTDEAIAAFSKGLSIMPTNKKINYSMYIALMKKGRVDEAQVHLLISTYFLKDRDKQIALALIKINQYERAVFFLTEYTKNNPADKEAMKALADSQIKLKDR; this is encoded by the coding sequence ATGACAGGGCTTAAAGGAAACACAGATGTAAATCCCAAGTCATTTTTCGCTCTTCTAACCATCCTCATATTAACGGCTTGTGTTTATATTCAAGTTATACACTTTGAGCTTGTAAGCTACGATGATTTCAAATATGTTAGAGATAATCCACATATAGCAGATGGGCTGACCTTGAAGGGTGTTGTGTGGGCGCTTAGAGCCGACTATGATTCAAATTGGTTTCCTCTTACCTGGGTTTCTCATATGGCAGACATATCTCTGTTTGGAAAAACCCACCCCGGAGGTCATCATTTTACTAACCTTATGATTCATCTTGTAAATGTGTGTCTGCTGTTTCTGCTCTTTAAGTTAATATCAAATAGGAATGTTTTTTTAGCGGCAGGCGCTGCCGCATTGTTAGCTTTGCATCCTCTTAATGTGGAAACTGTAGCGTGGGTATCTGAGAGAAAAAACCTGCTTTGTGCGATGTTTTGGTTGCTTAGTTTAATCTGCTATGTAAAATATGGACAGGTGCGTAAAAGGATTTTCTATTTTGCATCCCTTCTTTTCTTTGTCCTTGCCCTGATGTCTAAACCAATGGCTGTGACTTTGCCGTTTGTAATATTACTGTTTGATTTTTGGCCGCTTCAAAGATTTAGGACTATCCGTTGGCGAAAAATAGCGGTAGAAAAAATCCCCTTTTTTGTTCTTACTACTCTCTCTTCAATTGTGACATACAAACTTCAACACGATACCGGATTAACGGCAGATTTCAATACTTTACCTCTAAACATGAGAACTCTAAACGCTGTAAACTCCTACGTGCAATATTTAATTAAACTGGTTTCTCCGGTTAACCTTGCAGTCATTTATCCATACGGCGCTCAATCGCTTAGCTATCCGATTATCTTAAAAACGCTGGTTTTGATACTGATTACAGCATTTGCTCTTTGGAAAGCTAAGCGGTATCCATATCTCATAATGGGTTGGCTTTATTATATGGGAACTCTCGTTCCTGTTATTCAGATTGTTCAAATTGGCATAGCTCCAATGGCAGACAGATACACCTATCTGCCGATGATGGGAATTTACATTATGCTTGGCTTTGGAATTAAAGATTTGGTAATGCGCTTTCCTAAAACTCTGTATTTTTTTATTTCAGCAATTGTCGTTTTTATTTCAATCCTTTCCGTAATGACATACTTTCAGGCTGCTTCGTGGAGAAACTCTCACACTTTGTATAAACACGCAATAGATGTTTCACCCAATGATTTCGTTGCTTACAACAATTACGGGTTAGACCTTATGGAGCACGGACAAACAGATGAGGCGATAGCGGCATTTTCCAAGGGGCTTAGTATTATGCCGACAAACAAAAAGATTAATTATTCAATGTACATAGCGCTTATGAAAAAAGGCAGGGTGGATGAGGCACAGGTACATCTCCTAATCTCAACTTATTTTCTTAAAGATAGAGACAAACAAATTGCACTTGCTCTGATAAAGATAAACCAATATGAGCGCGCGGTTTTTTTTCTCACCGAATACACTAAAAATAACCCAGCCGATAAAGAGGCTATGAAAGCGCTTGCCGATTCTCAGATTAAACTAAAAGATAGATGA
- a CDS encoding 4Fe-4S binding protein codes for MRRIYSVFFFVLFVVLLFATDFRHLKGYETSLFLEISPLTFLASLLSSFTVYKGIVLSLLVIIPTVFLGRFFCSWICPMGILNQWISHIFNKRKNVDHNKINSYRSFFAFKYYLLTFLIVLAAFGSLQSGLFDPISLLTRSFTVSLYPAINHTAFTMYLKQPIFSGGMIITLIFISLMFANRFLTRFWCRALCPLGALLGVLSIYSPLRIFRDTKKCNDCRKCLKYCHGACEPHSELRQSECHLCMTCIEECPEGALHYGLKTQQSSEHLPIDVSRRRIIETAVASAVLFPMMRSAVNARTLDTESVIRPPGSIPEGDFLRRCIKCGECMRVCPTNVLQPALLEAGLEGLWSPVLINKIGYCEHNCVLCGHVCPTGAIVPLTVEKKIKTKIGTAFYNRGRCLPWAMNIECIVCEEVCPTSPKAIWFQNVELTMRDGSTKTLKRPFIDTKHCIGCGICQNKCPVHDSPAVYVTSIGETRSKTNQMILKGS; via the coding sequence ATACGCCGTATATATTCAGTGTTTTTTTTCGTTCTCTTTGTTGTTCTTCTTTTTGCCACAGATTTCAGACACCTAAAGGGCTATGAAACATCTCTCTTTCTGGAGATTAGCCCGCTTACGTTTCTTGCCTCGCTTCTAAGCAGCTTTACCGTGTATAAGGGTATCGTTTTATCGCTTCTTGTCATAATTCCGACTGTTTTTTTAGGACGCTTTTTCTGCTCGTGGATATGTCCCATGGGGATATTAAATCAGTGGATAAGTCATATTTTTAATAAGCGCAAAAATGTTGACCATAACAAAATTAACTCCTACCGCAGTTTTTTTGCATTTAAATATTATCTGCTGACTTTTTTAATAGTGTTGGCGGCTTTTGGCTCGCTTCAAAGCGGACTATTTGACCCGATTTCCCTTTTGACCCGCTCCTTTACCGTTTCCCTCTATCCTGCAATAAATCACACTGCATTTACGATGTACCTTAAACAGCCGATATTTAGCGGCGGGATGATTATCACTCTGATATTTATATCACTAATGTTTGCAAACAGATTTTTGACGCGCTTTTGGTGCCGGGCACTGTGTCCGCTTGGAGCGCTTTTAGGGGTGCTATCAATATATTCTCCGCTAAGGATTTTTCGTGATACCAAGAAATGTAACGATTGCCGCAAATGTCTTAAATACTGTCACGGCGCATGTGAGCCTCACTCGGAGCTTAGGCAAAGTGAGTGCCATCTCTGTATGACGTGCATTGAGGAGTGCCCTGAGGGAGCATTGCACTATGGATTAAAAACACAACAAAGTTCCGAACATCTGCCAATAGATGTAAGCCGCCGCCGAATTATAGAGACCGCTGTTGCCTCAGCTGTGTTGTTTCCTATGATGAGGAGCGCCGTTAACGCCCGCACGCTGGATACGGAGAGCGTAATCCGTCCTCCCGGGTCAATTCCAGAGGGAGATTTTCTGAGGCGCTGTATAAAGTGCGGAGAGTGTATGCGTGTGTGCCCAACTAATGTGCTTCAGCCTGCCCTGCTTGAGGCCGGTCTTGAGGGCTTGTGGAGTCCGGTATTAATTAATAAAATAGGCTACTGTGAACATAATTGCGTGCTCTGCGGACATGTCTGCCCAACAGGCGCTATCGTGCCGCTAACTGTTGAAAAAAAGATAAAAACAAAAATCGGCACAGCCTTCTATAACCGCGGCAGATGTCTACCGTGGGCCATGAACATAGAGTGTATCGTATGTGAGGAGGTCTGCCCGACCTCGCCAAAAGCAATTTGGTTTCAAAATGTAGAGCTTACCATGAGAGACGGGAGCACTAAAACACTAAAGCGCCCCTTCATTGATACAAAACACTGCATTGGTTGCGGCATTTGCCAAAACAAGTGTCCGGTTCATGACAGCCCCGCTGTCTATGTTACATCCATAGGTGAGACCCGCTCTAAAACCAATCAGATGATTTTAAAGGGGAGTTAG
- a CDS encoding DUF362 domain-containing protein has translation MKEDKPGTKIVSPERRNFLKACALSLGAAATGVVFYSKEPVKRHEGKIHVLKDYRVTIPDAYPKLCIVHGKDVLKMVTAAVEKLGGISKFVEKGQRVLLKPNVGWDRQPEIAANTNPEVVAAVVTLCLSAGAREVWVTDVSINDPFRSFARSGIEPAVLKAGGKVKIPTENDFLSTDLRGEILKVWPVVSFLHQADRVINIPVLKHHSLSKCTLSMKNWYGILGGKRNRLHQEINISISDLAAAVRPTLTVMDATRVLKRGGPTGGNLADVSVENTIIAGTDEVAIDAYCLKYLDLKTEDVAFLKIAETRGTGKFDWRPRHEEFSV, from the coding sequence ATGAAAGAGGATAAACCCGGCACAAAGATCGTCTCACCAGAGAGACGCAATTTTCTAAAGGCGTGTGCTCTTTCTCTTGGAGCGGCTGCTACAGGGGTTGTTTTTTACAGCAAAGAGCCTGTTAAAAGGCATGAGGGGAAAATCCATGTCCTGAAAGACTACCGCGTAACTATTCCCGATGCGTATCCAAAACTTTGCATAGTTCACGGCAAGGATGTGCTTAAGATGGTTACGGCTGCGGTGGAAAAACTGGGCGGCATATCAAAGTTTGTGGAAAAAGGACAGCGTGTGCTCCTTAAACCTAATGTCGGTTGGGACAGGCAGCCCGAAATTGCCGCAAACACCAACCCAGAAGTTGTGGCGGCTGTTGTCACGCTCTGTCTATCTGCCGGTGCAAGAGAAGTGTGGGTCACAGATGTGTCAATTAATGACCCTTTCAGAAGCTTTGCCCGCTCAGGAATTGAGCCTGCTGTGTTAAAAGCTGGTGGCAAGGTCAAGATTCCTACGGAAAACGATTTTCTCTCCACCGACTTAAGGGGCGAAATCCTGAAAGTGTGGCCAGTTGTCAGTTTTTTGCATCAGGCAGACAGAGTAATAAACATTCCAGTTTTAAAACACCACTCTCTTAGCAAATGCACGCTTTCAATGAAAAATTGGTACGGAATTTTGGGAGGGAAACGCAACCGCCTTCATCAGGAGATAAATATCTCAATCTCTGATCTTGCCGCTGCCGTTAGACCCACGCTGACTGTTATGGACGCTACACGGGTGCTTAAAAGAGGCGGCCCCACAGGCGGAAACCTTGCCGATGTGTCAGTTGAAAACACAATAATAGCCGGCACTGATGAGGTCGCAATTGACGCCTACTGTCTAAAATATCTGGATTTAAAAACCGAGGATGTCGCTTTTCTTAAGATTGCCGAGACAAGAGGAACAGGAAAATTCGACTGGCGCCCAAGACATGAGGAATTCTCCGTTTGA
- a CDS encoding type II toxin-antitoxin system HicB family antitoxin → MESPVIINKTEYGCDANCPLLRGCHSQGDTLEEAQENIKDAISTYLEMVEFELRDKSVYKISVPVENAFH, encoded by the coding sequence ATGGAATCCCCTGTAATTATAAATAAAACAGAATACGGATGTGATGCCAATTGTCCTCTTCTTCGGGGTTGTCATAGCCAGGGGGATACCCTTGAAGAAGCTCAGGAAAATATAAAAGACGCCATTAGTACGTATCTTGAAATGGTAGAATTTGAGTTAAGGGACAAATCTGTATATAAAATAAGTGTTCCCGTAGAAAATGCTTTTCACTGA
- the glmS gene encoding glutamine--fructose-6-phosphate transaminase (isomerizing), translating to MCGIIGYVGINNAATLILDGLKKLEYRGYDSAGIAYINTENKMDIVRCKGKMNELFNKVNQIKPQSFVGIGHTRWATHGSPTENNAHPHRVGSIAIVHNGIIENFIELKQELLVKGKEFKSDTDTEVICHIINDYYTEGVPLEDAVRKTVKRLNGSYALNVLSEREPGKIVCARKDSPLVIGLGEGEYFSASDVPAFLSSTRDVVFMEDGEIAILTKDGVEILDFDGVPVHREPIKITWSSAMAEKGGYKHFMLKEIYEEPRAIADTITGRINSERAEVNLYEFGLTASELKNIKKIFISACGTSWHAGLCGKYMIESLARVPVEVDISSEFRYRKPIIRKGDLFISITQSGETADTLAALREAKKCGASALTICNVVGSTASRESDHVFYTHSGPEIGVASTKAFVTQLVSLYLFALALAPNHSDTEELIKDLLHLPALFEQILLMDTEIEKLARTLHKANDFLFLGRGILYPIALEGALKLKEISYIHAEGYPAGEMKHGPIALIDDGLPVVILLSKDALYEKVLSNIEEVKSRGGTTIVVSNYEDAYVRNMAHHFISVPFSNIYLNSVLMTAPLQLLAYHIAVIRGCDVDQPRNLAKSVTVE from the coding sequence ATGTGTGGAATAATAGGATACGTAGGAATTAATAACGCTGCCACTTTAATACTGGACGGCCTTAAGAAGCTGGAATACAGAGGGTATGACTCAGCCGGCATTGCTTACATAAATACCGAAAACAAGATGGACATTGTGCGGTGTAAGGGGAAAATGAACGAGCTTTTTAATAAGGTTAATCAGATTAAACCTCAAAGTTTTGTGGGAATTGGGCACACTAGATGGGCAACGCATGGCTCACCGACCGAAAACAATGCTCACCCCCACAGGGTTGGTTCTATCGCAATAGTGCATAACGGAATCATAGAAAATTTTATTGAGCTAAAACAAGAACTTCTGGTGAAGGGCAAAGAGTTTAAATCCGACACTGACACTGAGGTAATCTGCCACATAATAAATGACTACTATACGGAGGGTGTGCCGCTTGAGGATGCCGTAAGAAAGACAGTTAAACGCCTAAACGGCTCATATGCGCTAAACGTGCTGAGTGAACGGGAGCCGGGGAAAATCGTCTGTGCCCGCAAAGACAGCCCGCTTGTTATTGGGCTAGGCGAGGGCGAATACTTTTCTGCCTCCGATGTGCCAGCCTTTTTATCCAGCACACGCGATGTTGTGTTTATGGAGGACGGAGAGATAGCTATTTTAACCAAAGATGGCGTTGAGATTTTAGACTTTGACGGAGTCCCTGTCCACAGAGAGCCAATAAAAATTACGTGGAGTTCTGCGATGGCCGAAAAGGGCGGTTATAAACACTTCATGCTTAAGGAGATATATGAAGAGCCGCGGGCAATTGCCGACACTATTACGGGTAGAATTAACTCAGAGCGGGCGGAGGTTAATCTGTATGAGTTTGGACTAACCGCTTCAGAGTTAAAAAACATAAAAAAAATATTTATAAGCGCTTGCGGCACATCGTGGCACGCAGGACTTTGCGGCAAGTATATGATTGAATCCCTTGCACGAGTGCCTGTTGAGGTTGATATATCCTCGGAATTTAGGTATAGAAAGCCGATAATTAGAAAAGGGGATTTGTTTATTTCTATAACCCAGTCGGGAGAGACAGCTGACACACTTGCGGCGCTCAGAGAGGCTAAAAAATGCGGGGCCTCCGCATTAACCATCTGTAACGTAGTTGGAAGCACAGCATCCCGAGAGTCTGACCATGTGTTTTACACCCATTCGGGCCCGGAAATTGGGGTTGCCTCCACTAAGGCCTTTGTAACGCAGTTGGTCTCTCTGTATCTTTTTGCACTTGCACTTGCTCCTAACCACAGTGACACAGAGGAGCTTATAAAAGATTTACTGCATCTTCCCGCTCTTTTTGAGCAAATTTTGTTAATGGATACCGAAATAGAGAAACTTGCCCGCACACTTCATAAGGCTAATGATTTTCTTTTTCTTGGACGCGGCATTCTATATCCAATTGCTCTTGAGGGCGCTCTTAAACTCAAAGAGATTTCCTATATTCATGCCGAGGGTTATCCCGCAGGTGAGATGAAACACGGCCCAATTGCCCTTATAGATGACGGACTGCCTGTAGTAATCCTTTTGTCAAAGGATGCGCTATATGAAAAAGTCCTCAGCAATATCGAAGAGGTTAAATCACGCGGAGGCACAACCATTGTGGTTTCTAACTATGAAGATGCTTATGTAAGAAATATGGCACATCATTTTATATCGGTACCATTTTCAAATATATATTTAAACTCGGTACTTATGACAGCGCCCCTTCAGCTCCTTGCATATCACATTGCAGTAATCAGAGGCTGTGATGTGGATCAGCCAAGAAATCTTGCAAAAAGCGTAACCGTAGAGTAG
- the glmU gene encoding UDP-N-acetylglucosamine diphosphorylase/glucosamine-1-phosphate N-acetyltransferase — protein MENKKICGVILAAGLGKRMNSSLPKVLHKILSKPMVCYALDCLSKISDIEKTVVVISHHTEKVKDIIKSNSVEFAYQEKPLGTADALKSALSVIKDSYDLILVVTGDTPLIKSKTLESVIDFHLQNKNSLTVVTFDASIPGAYGRIVRVNDEISQIVELSDASEDIKKITEVNSGFYVISSSVLPLIEKIKANDKNGEFYLTDIVELSIKEGFKTAAFKAADEKEFFGINSRQELLAAQKVLQREIAEHWLNNGVTILDTESVFISPEVTIGKDTFIYPNVVLEGNTHIGANCTIYPGSRLLNVALEDDVVIKDSTVIDASKILTGSVIGPFAHIRPGSTIGPKGKIGNFVEVKNSTIGYNSKASHLTYIGDSELGKDINIGAGTITCNYDGKNKHKTVIKDGVFVGSGTQLVAPVTINKNAVIAAGSTITKDVPEDALAVARTKQQHIDNWTLIKQRTKKD, from the coding sequence ATGGAAAACAAGAAAATATGCGGCGTAATTTTGGCTGCCGGCCTTGGAAAAAGGATGAATTCCTCACTGCCAAAAGTTCTGCATAAAATTTTGAGTAAGCCTATGGTTTGTTATGCGCTTGATTGTCTTTCTAAAATATCCGATATTGAAAAAACCGTTGTTGTTATTTCTCATCACACGGAAAAAGTGAAAGACATCATAAAGTCAAATTCCGTAGAATTTGCATATCAGGAAAAACCGCTTGGTACGGCGGACGCCCTAAAATCGGCTCTCAGCGTGATTAAAGACTCATACGACCTTATTCTGGTCGTTACCGGAGACACGCCGCTTATCAAAAGTAAAACTTTAGAAAGCGTTATAGATTTCCACCTGCAAAATAAAAACTCTCTTACCGTTGTTACGTTTGACGCCTCAATTCCGGGGGCTTATGGGCGTATTGTAAGGGTTAATGACGAAATCAGCCAAATTGTTGAGCTAAGCGATGCCTCAGAGGATATTAAAAAAATCACTGAGGTAAACAGCGGATTTTATGTGATTAGTTCCTCTGTGCTGCCGCTTATTGAAAAAATTAAAGCAAATGATAAAAACGGCGAATTTTACTTAACCGACATTGTGGAACTATCCATAAAAGAAGGGTTTAAGACAGCTGCCTTTAAGGCTGCCGATGAGAAGGAGTTTTTTGGAATTAACTCAAGGCAAGAACTATTAGCCGCTCAAAAGGTACTCCAGAGAGAAATTGCAGAGCATTGGCTTAATAACGGCGTTACTATTTTGGATACAGAGTCGGTGTTTATATCGCCTGAAGTTACCATAGGAAAGGACACATTTATTTATCCAAACGTAGTCCTTGAGGGAAACACCCACATAGGCGCAAACTGCACAATATATCCCGGCTCAAGACTTCTCAATGTTGCATTAGAAGACGATGTTGTGATTAAGGACTCAACTGTAATTGACGCCTCAAAGATTCTCACTGGTTCCGTCATAGGGCCGTTTGCACACATTAGACCAGGCTCAACGATAGGCCCAAAGGGTAAAATCGGCAATTTTGTAGAGGTTAAAAACTCCACAATCGGCTATAACTCAAAAGCGTCACATTTGACCTACATAGGGGATTCCGAACTGGGCAAAGATATAAATATTGGAGCTGGCACTATAACATGTAACTATGACGGCAAAAATAAGCACAAAACAGTTATTAAAGACGGGGTGTTTGTAGGGAGCGGCACTCAGCTTGTGGCCCCTGTGACAATTAATAAAAACGCTGTTATTGCGGCTGGCTCAACAATTACAAAAGACGTCCCTGAGGATGCGCTTGCCGTAGCTCGCACTAAGCAACAGCACATCGACAACTGGACTTTAATAAAACAGCGAACTAAGAAGGATTAA